The Hirundo rustica isolate bHirRus1 chromosome 1 unlocalized genomic scaffold, bHirRus1.pri.v3 SUPER_1_unloc_2, whole genome shotgun sequence DNA window AGTAGATACAGAAAAAATAGGAGAAGTATAGTTACACCAAAGTGTGGAATTTCGATAAACTGCCAAAGAAGAGTTAACTATTGTGGTATAGTTTTTTCCAGAACATACGGTTCTACTGGTAAAGTTAAAAACAACGCATCCATCAGCCTGAACTGATCCTAATAACTCAATCTCTTGTGGCTCTAAGGCTGCTAAAGGTAGATAAGGCACCCATTTGTCCCAAGCATCTACTGTTTTTTGGGAATTGTTCCTTTGACAAGTAGGGATCCGTGAAGGGCAAGGCCATTCATCAACAGGCAATCCTACCAAACATGTGGAGAAAGGATTTCCGGgggatgaaagagaaagacataTTGCTTCCTGATTGGTTAAATTAGCCAAAGTGACCCATACATTTGTTTTTGGCTGTGGGGAAACCCACCAAGCACTTGCTATACAGGAACAAAAGAACAGTAGGTACAAAACGCTCATGCTATCATCTgtacaacaaaagcaacaacaacaacaacaaattattaGTCCTTAATTAACAATTCGCTAAACAGGCtattaaaagtacaaaatggTCTATTGTATATATAACAGAGGGTAGGTTCAGTCACTGTCAACAGGAACTTCTGATGAAGGCGGACCAAGCCGTCTAGGTGTAACTGAGGATTCCTGATGTCCTCCACTTTGAGGTTTTGATGCTGGCTTCGCCACCGAGCTGGAATCCACtcaggtcctgctgctgttgagggGAAACAGTCACTTGTTGTGTGGGGTCAGTCCCTTTCAGCAAAGGACGTAATTGATCAATTAGTTCATTAGGAATTCCAACTATAGGCCTGAGCCACTGTAAATCCCCAACAGTTTTTGTGCATCATGTAATGTAGTAATGTTGTGATGAAATTGCAGCTTTTGGGGAGTAACTGTCTGTTCTGTCAAAATCTATCCTAAATACTTCCATGGAGAAGATCGCTGGATTTTTTCAGGGGCTACAATCAGAGCTTGTTTAGCAAGGGTCTGTTGAATTTGGTGAATTTGTAAATCCGAAAAGGGCTGAGGTTGTGCAAACAAAAGgtcatccatgtaatgataaatgataaCCTGAGGCCACTGCTGCCTTAGAGGTTGTAGGGCAGCATTAACAAAAAGTTGACACAAGGTGGGGCTGTTGCGCATGCCTTGAGGTAATACAGTCCATTCAAACCTTTGATCGGGGTGCTGACGATTTACAGCTGGTAACGTAAAAGCAAACCTAGGTGTATCTTGAGGATGCAATGCTatagtgaaaaaacagtcttttaagtCCACTATTAACAAAGGCCAATGTTGAGGCAACATAGCTGGGTTAGGCAAACCTGGTTGAAGGGCTCCCATAGGTTCCATTTGGGCGTTCACTGCACGAAGGTCGTGAAGCAGTcgatattttccagattttttctttataacaaatataggggtgttccatgggctggtAGACAGTTTCAGGTGACCTTGTTGAAGTTGCTCTTGTACTAAGGCATGTGCATGTTGTAAGCTTTCCCCTTTCAATGGCCACTGCTTAACCCACACCGGAGTGTTTGTATTCCAGGTGAGAGGAATGGGGAAAGTCCAAGCAGCAGCCATTATCCCAAAGGGTGATCATTGGTGAGAACAATACCAAGTTGTGCCAACACATCTCGTCCAATTAAACACTGTACTGTAGGTGGAAGTGGTGTAATTGAAAAGGATGCTTGTGCATATTTCCCATCAATGACTACAGTGAGCGTCGGTGTTCGACTAGCTAGAGTCATTCCTCCTACTCCACTCACTGttgtggcagctgcctgcagaggccaATCATGAGGCCATTCACTTGGAGCAATAATGCTGGTATCTGCTCCAGTGTCCAATAATCCCATAAGTTTTTTAATCTGTCCATTGAGGCAGAGCTCAACTGCCCTCCGAGGTCGTGTAGAAAGATCTATGGTTAATAATGTTAGTCCTCCTGTAGAGCCAAAACCCCCTTGATTTCTTGCATCATGTCTCATAGGAGAAATATCTTTCGCCAATAGAGGAAGGGGTATTAATTGTGCCAGTCTTTGTCCCTTTTTTATCTGCAGGGGGGGGGTATTGAGTATAAGCCATAATCATAATTTCTCTACAATAATCTGCATCAATGACACTaggtaaaacaaacaatcccagCATAGTCGTGGAAGAGCGCCCCAGCAAAAGTCCACCTACTGGTTGTCCATTGATTATAACAGGTCCTATAAGTCCCGTGGGGATCTTGAGAGGATTTGTGGTCATTATAGTGACATCTACTGCGGCTGCCACGTCCATGCCGAGGCTCCCGCTGGTGGCTGGTCGCAGTTGTTTGTTGGCATTGCAGCCGCTACTTGTGTCCCGGCGCGGCGACTGTTCGCGCTGCTCCTCAAGTTTCCCGACCTCCGTCGACAGGCGCTGGTGTTATGTGTGTCAACGCGGCATTTTGCACACCAAACCCCTGCAGCATTACACTCTCTTCGGATATGTCCGCTACTGCCGCAACGAAAACATTTCATGCGAGCACCAGAAGGTGGGGAGCGAGGACCAGTGCTAGCCGTTGCCACTTGAAGAGGAGCAAGAGCTGCCATTACCTGCGTCTGAGAGGCTTTTGCCTGCTCTTGTAATCCGAGCCCTAATTGTTTTATAGCATCAACTAAAAATGCCTGCGTTCCTGATGGCACAGTTGCTGCCTTTTCTAATAAATCAGCTATTGACTAATCCCCTGCCATAGTATTTATTATTGATCTAGTGTGTGAATTGCTATTTTGTAAAACACACTGTTTCAATAATGCCCCTTTCATGTAATCCTGAACACCTGCTCTATCTATGGCTTCTGCTACCTTGTCTACAAAGGACCCCAAGGTTTCCTCACGACCTTGCTTTATTCCCATATATATGGGTAATCCCCCCGGAGCTTTAACCTTATCGATGGCCCTTCTTGCTACTGCCATAGCCTCTCGACACTTGTCTGGTCCCATAAGGGCTTGAGCCTCCATTCTTTGATAGGGTCCCAGCCCTAACAATTCATCTAACGTTATACCTTGTAGTGGATCACCTTGTCCCCTTTGCACAGCCGCTGAGGCTTGTGCTTCTGCCTGCCAATGTGCAGTAAATAACAAATGTTGATGTTGCGTAAAAATGAGTCGGGCTATCCCTTTTATATCTGCTGGCAACAAAACATGAGCATTAAAAAGATACTCTAACATTTGTTTTGCAGGCTCACTAGTAACCTCATATTGCCCAACCGTAGAGCGCAGCTGCGCTAACATTTTCCAATCTAAAACTGTAACTGTTGCCTGCAAACCTCCTGCTGGATTTGGCGTAAAAGTAACTGGAAAAGCCAAACAATCAGAGGCAGCCTCCAACATATCTTTATCACCCTGCTCAGTGCCTTGCCGCGCCAAGGCTGCCCACACCTCGCGGCGTTCCCTTGCCACAGCCCCCGCAAGGTCAGATTCTGCCCCAGGGATAGGCTCCTGGCTATCTGGGAACATGGCCACCTGAGGCAATACGGGGGCAGCATTCCCGGGGCTGCGTGGAGGCTCCCTTATGTTGTTGGCTCCCTGTCTAGATTCTACTTCTGccagaggaggtgctgaggctGGTAAGTGTATGGTAGTGAATACGGGAGGATTAGGGGTACTAGTGCCTAAGAAGGGATTataatctttattcttttcctgagcTGACACTACTTCTCGAGCTgcccttttttctccctgacaTAACAACAACTCATTATGTACCACCCTCCATagtttgctcattttcttggctGTCTTATCATCGTCTAATGTGAGCTCCCATAGCTTATCCCCAAATCGTCTCTATTCCACTAACTCATGAACAGTATGAGGGTTAATAAAAAACCCTTGAGAATAACCATATTCTAAAAGTTCAGGTAACTCTTTTCCCAAATTTAATCCCTTAATCTGGCGTTTCTGCAAGAACGCCGTAAATAAATCATATGCTGCTTGCCTGTCCATAATTACGTCAGCGCTGTTGCAGCCTCTCCAGGTCTCGGCAGCACGTATCGGCTAAGCCCACCTCTGTGGTCGCTTAGGGCACGGAGCACTCCCAGGTTCTGTTGCTCTTAAGCCGTCCTTCTGCTTGCAGGACCCGAACCCTACGTTGTTCCCAGTCGTGGATCACGTCGGAATGGTCACCATTTGTCGGAAAACAacgggagacaagccacatccgatgatgatcaacaagtctcagctttatttagattaatagcaaatatatagtgtcaataattagttcatacgtattacaaaactatagctcatgattggcttatgatattttgacgcatgttctttctgtaatcagccttgcggttacaattttcttaatctagcattttcagttccttagccttgcatttttcagcatttttgtactaacaacacctttgttgttgtatcattcgagtgctcaaggatattatatccttgttaatcatcacgtacaccacatagacatagttacattccaaccgacttaacagtatcatggcccttgctgtgcagccatgcatcagaaaaattctccacaaAAAGATTCTCCACATTCCAGGGGGGGCTGGAGGACACTGGGGTATCCAGAAGTGACCCCAGGATTGGGGATCAGGGACCCAGCATGTGTCCAGGGGTCTCCTGGCCAGGAGTGCCTCCCTTCCCCTTGGGCTGACCCCACTCCCCTCCCACGTGTTCCCTCCAGGAGGAACcctccctgtgtcacctcagtgtcccctctgtgtcccccagtgtccctcaCTGCTCCCGGTGGCCTCTCCTCTCCATGGCCCCCCTGACTCGCACTCTGGCACTGATGGCAATGTCCGTGGCCACTGTGGCCATTGATGTGAAGTGGATGGACATGGCCCCGAACGCCTTCGATGACCAGTACCTGGGCTGCGGCCCTGCCATGACCGCGGCGTTGCCGGCCCTCAACCGCTCCGAGTTCAAGGAGAATCTTGTGTTTGCCGAGGCCTGGCGTGAGGCCGTGGAGGACTGGAAAGACCAGGGGTCCCACGTGCCCAGTCTGTTGTCCCTAGACCAGGCCATCGCTCTCAGGGCCTACACCATGGAGGGGATGCGCTTGTACCAGCAGTTCAACGTGGCCGTGCGTGAGGCTGGAAGTAGCAGCTGGAAATACCGGAATGAATTCCACTTCAAATCgctgcatttcctgctgacCCAGGCCCTCCAGAAGCTGAGACGACCGAACCAGTGTTATGATGTGTTCCAGGGGGTGAACAACACCCAGTTCAAGGCgaataaaaatgacaaagtCCGCTTTGGTCAGTTTGTGTCATCGTCAATGGATATAAAGGTAGCGTGGGAATTTGGGCATGGCACTATATTCAAGGTGAACACGTGCCACGGCGTGGACATCCAGGGGTTCACCAGCtttccagaggaggaggaggtgctgatcCCGCCCTTTGAGACATTCAAGGTCACTGATGTGCGCAAGATAGGGAACACGATGGTTATTGAGCTTCAATCCACCGGGAACACCAGCAACTACAACTGCGAGTGGCTGAAAGGTGACATCATGGGGACAACCTGGAGGGGTCGGGGACACTGAGTGAGGGTTGGGGACAAGGACACAcggtgctggggacacccatgggcaggaggggactgtGGGTGGGAGACAGGACAGCCATTGCTGGacacaggggatggggacacccaGTGCCAGgtgagggggacagggacatccagtgctggggacacccagtgCTGGGGTTGGGGGGACTTGGCCACCCATGGCTGGGTACAGGGGAAAGGGACCTCGTTCTGGCCCCTCTGACCCCCACATCCTCAGGGCTCCTCCCTCACCCCTGTACCTCCCTCCATTGTCCCCCTGATCTCCCTCTTTTTGTCCCCAGGTGGGAGCCTCCCCAGGAACTGCCCCCACCTCGGGGTGCTTCTCCTGGCCACCGTGGCCATGGCAGTGGTCACCGGAACCCTCTGAGCCACAAGGACACCAAGGTCACTGTGGCCTTGAAGGCCACTGTGGCCACCATGCCCACGAATGCCACCAGGACCTGCAGAGAAATGAAGACACCAAGGTCACCAAGGCCTCTGTGGCCACTGTGGCTACTACGGCCACCTTGGCCACTGTGACCATTGTGGCCAATGTTGCCACTGTGGACACTTTGGCCCCTAGGACCACTCTGGGCATTGGAAGCACCATGGTCACCACGGCCATTGTGGCCACTGTGACCCATGAGGCCACTGTGGCCACTGTGGTCACCATGGTCACTGAAACTACTGAGGCCACCGTGGCCACTGTGGTTCCACAGTCACCACGGCCACCACAGCCTCTGCAGCCACCACAGTCACTGTAACAAGGGGTCCAACCTGGGGAAGCCCCACCAAAAGCTGCCCAGGACGGAGTGGCGCAAGGCCAGCAGGACCAtcgagggcagggctggagctgccgggACAGCCCAGGACAGCATGGACAGCAGGGACCgggcagtgcctggggctgctTGGGCACTTCCCAAAAGAGGGGCTTGGGGGTGGTGATGTCACAGTGACCTCCTGAAGGTGCTTGGCTGCCTTGCCTGATGCATCCAAAAAATTGCCGCTTGCTTGCCTGGAGCATAAAACGTTCATCAGAAATTTGATCCTTGCTGCCCTGCCATATCGAAAGTTGAACAATTTGCTGCTGGGTCACCTGATGTATCCGCTACAGCTCTCCCTTTtcactgcagcccctcacaAAGGACCTGGAGGGGttgctggaggggctggaacatgtccagggaagggccagAGCTtgggaagggcctggagcacctggaatggctgagggagctggggggggggggggggggggggggtggggaggggggcgCTGCTCAGAACAATTAGAAAAGCATGAATCATCAGTTTGGGGCCAATTCCGAAGTTCCATATTTGAGGTGATGCAACAGAAGAAACATAcggaggaaaaaagaaggaaaaccatcacaaaggaaaaggatgaaaaattaaatggagAAAGGGGGACAGAAGCACCATCACCCATTCATTTATTAAAGAAGCTGATGTTTCCCTcaggaaacttttttccttaaacatgggatttttcctcttttgcccTCACATCTCCTGAACTCGCCGTGGCATTGTGGTTTGGGAATTGCCCACCAGAGGGCAGCAGCGAGCAGGGTTAAACAGCGGCACTGCGCCTGTGCCGCCCCCAGCTGCAGTTCCGGGTGCCACCAGCAGGCGGCAGCAcgagctggcagtgctgcccagcacacgccctgccccatcccggccccggggctctgcaatggtttgggatggagcgACCTTAAAGCCCGTgcggtgccagccctgccatgggcagggacatcttcccctgggccaggctgctccaggccccacaacctggccttggacacggCCAGGGAccgggcagctgcagcttctctgggcaacctgtgccagggcctcactgccctcacagggaaggatttttttagggGAGATGGATGGGGATGTCTTTGCAAAAGAACTCAGTGGGTTGGGGTCTTCAGGAGAAATGGTTGTCAGTGTCTTCAAAATGGGTCTTGATATCTCTGCAGACATGAAGTGTGCCACAGAACCCTCATGGTTGGACCAGAAAGTTTGAACTCATGAACTTTAGGTTAATAGGAGAGATGGGTCCCCACAAAGTCTCTTGCATAACCCCGACAGCCTGAACATCTGAACTTTGCAGGGAAATGACAGGTTCAAGGGGGATATGGGAGACCACCAGGAGACAATGAGCAAGCGCAGACCAAAAGAAGCTGATTAACATATGGAGCTAGAGTAGGCGGGGATACTCTTGAATATGTATAGGCAATGTTGAAACTTTCATCAAGATGTTTGAACTTAAGTGTATTTCAAGAGAGCGCCTGCTCTCTTTGGGGCGCACATCTTTGGCGGAGCTACTTCGGGTGCCAAGTAAAGCATACCGACTCCATGACCTGTGCTTGTGGAGTCCTTGTTCTCtgaaggcaaaggattcttcatctcaaggcacagagatatcttctcacttcttcactggcagcGACGGCTTcccatctctatctctgttcaagcatcttatgggattaatatcactttgGCCTCTATTTATTTCCCAAAGTCTTACGCACTATACATCggcataaccccagcacctcccatccccactctgtaTTAAGATAAGAGGCCATTAGTCCTTCACGCATGCACGATTCTTatcttgaattgggttggtggtctcagattgggtcagtggtctcgtGCGAGGAAATCAGGAATGTCCTCACCACAATGACCTCTCTACCTTCTCATTGCAGGCAGGGCCTCCGTGACCGTCTAGCACACTTTAATATCCCCTGCTCCGTAATTAATCGATAGGAATTCCAGGTGCTGGTATCCGTTCATCTATTCCACTTCTTACTGTAGACAAAACTAGAACAAGTTCATAATGGCAACAATTACTGGCAGCCTAAGCATATGTTAGCCTTTAACCAATCTTTGGTTTATCTAACTTGGATCTGTGCCTGCGGCGcaggctcagtgctgctgtttaaCCCTGCTCGCTGCTGCCCTCCGGTGGGCAATTCCCAAACCACAACTCCcagaatccccaaatcccagagtgGGACAGGCTGGAAGGACCCAGAGTGGGCACCTGGGCcaagctcccagctcaggcagcacCATTCCTGAGCATAGGGTTGGGTCCAGagcagcccagaactggacatgcccctgggcagagctggacatTGCACTGGAAAGAGTTGGACATTGCACTTGACAGAGCTGGACACGgcactggacagagctggacacggCACTCCTGATGTGCCTCActgtgcaggacagagctgggtaCAATCACTCCCTGACCTCTCAGCCCCTACTCCTCCCAATGCCCCCTGGATCTCTCCTGGCCCAAGGACACACATCCAGCTCCCCTggtcacccaccagcacccccaggtccttctccagagctgctccagcaggtcccccCCAGCTGGGGATGGCACTGGGAACTGTCAGAATTCTTTAAGAGAATTGTTTTGtacaaatttttaattgaatggCTTTGCACAATGGCCTTGGTGGCCACAGTGGTAGCAGTGGGTGTGGCAGCCTTGTGGCTCAGGGAGTCTTGGTGATGATGTTGGCCACAGTGGCCACAGCGAAGGCAGTGATGTTGGAGGCCTCACGGCTCAGAGGGTCCCAGTGGCCACTGCCAGTGCTGTGGTGGCCAGGACAAGTCTTCCGAGGTGGCAGCGGGCCAAGGGGATGCTCCACAAAGGCAGCCCCAGAATGACCTTTGATTCTGACACCTGAGGACAGAACTGCATTCTGTAACTCAAAGATGTCCCTGATGTCCACATGTCCTGCGGGATCTCCAGCCTTTAACAAAGCCCTTGGATCATTTTGTGCACCGATGACACCAACGGGCCCTTGGAGTCCTGGCTCAGAAGACGGGGGAGACTTCAGGAGAGACCTGTGGGGTGCTTCTCCAAACAACTCAGCATCAGCCAGGATTGGCCTGCATGCCTGTGAGCCGTAGCAGTGACAGTTCTCCTCATCCCAGAGGCCGGGAAATCCAGTCTGGGACAAAACCTTATGGTGGATGCTCTGCTCACCGTAACTGCAAGGAGATGTGGAACAAAGGGCAGAGCTGGCGGTGCTACAAAGAGCTCTGGAactggcagcaggagaaagagcaaACACAGGAGCTCACTTATCGTGTACTTTGAGCATTGCTCATGCCCGTGCAGCCACAGGGAATGAAAGAGGTCTATTGACAGCACAGGGATTTCCGATTAAATATCAACAAGGAATATTGATCCCCTCCATGACACCACCCAGCTGTCCCAAAGAAGCGGCCGTACCGCAGTCCAGGGGACACCAGCTGGGGGATTGCCAAATCCGTGTGGGAAATTGACTTGCAATAAAGCTGCCGCAGAGGTTCTGCTACAAAACATCCTGCTGTTAATTCCTGAAAAAGGAATTTCCCTGCCAGAGGCGGGGCCAGGATAGAGCTGGGCAGATTGAAAATTGGCTGCTTATCTCAAAGCCCACAGTAAAGAGGGTGGGAGGCTGGGACAGTGTCCTTTATGATGTTTGGATCCCCAAtcgtctgctctgtttgtgctggatATTGAGCTCTGTGCCTTTAAGTCTGGTtataagagcaaggagaagcgtggagtttgttttgagaaaactgcctgactgcTACACGTTCTTCTCTAGACcgggtgttcagcggaggcttggagagactgcaggacagagatttatttttttgcttttagttagtttcagctagctagggcagagaagttccctggactggtttttttccctttttttttcttgggactgtttaaacctgctctggactgaaaacccaggagAGCACTGGGGtctgcacctgcggcccaccggggcctggacctcggcattttccagtagcaccggagggactgggactgatgagagactgagagagccgagctccactcacggcaagaactttctcaatttgccatctcactccagaacgagaggttttattgcttcatattattcattctttatacttgtatgcactttgtttgttaagtaaaatatttttttccacttttctcccaAGAAGTTCTTTTACCGGAgcggttggagggaggggccacttgggtttgcttcccagagggatcccattcaggggttttctcccaaatttgtccctaaaccaggacagagggTGAGTGCTAACACCCAATAACCAGGTCAGACCCATCCCAACCGATGCTGCGGTTTGTAAAGGAGAAAAGCCCCAGCAAACCTCCGGGGAATCGATGGGATGGGGACGGGTCTGCGGCCTCAGACACTCGGTGTCCGTAGGACAGAATGCTCAGGTCTGGTACAGAACAGTGCccattgtgttttaaaaagaactcTTTGAATCCAAACCCATCACCTCCGGGGATCCCTGGAAGAGGAAACACTGCCGGGGATTGCTGGCTAATGGATTTTCTGAGCCACCACACCAACAAGGGTTCAGGGATCTCCTGGTGTCGGTGGATCCCTGTTTTGGGCTCCAGaacttctcctgctgccccaacAAGGCCGGGGAAGTCACGCAGGCACTCCCCAGGAGATCATGGCCAGGCTCGGGGTGCCCTCAGGGATGTCATCTGATAGGGGACCCCATGTGGTGTCTGAGGTGTGACAGCAACTGCGTGAGCAgtggggagtggggctggggggctcggggggcacATGGGACCCTGGGGTTGGGGTCATGGAGGGTGAGAAATTAAAGGGAGAATAGAAAGTTTTGGATTCTCCTGAAGTTGCTGGATAGGGCTGAAAGACTGACAGGCAAAAGCAGGAGAAGGATGCAAAAGTGTGCAAAGGCAGGTTAAACATGGCTGAAATCCGTGGAACAGGAGACAAAGGGAACTCCAGTGAGGGGTTTTGGCAAGTTCTGGATCACAGAAGGAGCAGCGCTTGCACAAAGGAAAAGTTCCAGGAGAGATTCCATTGGGGATATTGGGGCACTCCATGAAAACGACCCCCAGGGACCCCTCTGGATGATCCTCCAGTACCAGAAAAGGACTTCCAGAAAGAGGCGGAGCCGTGCAAATTAATTCCTGAAAAACTGCTGGTTCTGTATTAGATAAGAAATTATGTGCAGTGAATATTTATGACTCTGGTGGGTAAATAGCCCGTGGTGAAG harbors:
- the LOC120766043 gene encoding erythroblast NAD(P)(+)--arginine ADP-ribosyltransferase-like encodes the protein MAPLTRTLALMAMSVATVAIDVKWMDMAPNAFDDQYLGCGPAMTAALPALNRSEFKENLVFAEAWREAVEDWKDQGSHVPSLLSLDQAIALRAYTMEGMRLYQQFNVAVREAGSSSWKYRNEFHFKSLHFLLTQALQKLRRPNQCYDVFQGVNNTQFKANKNDKVRFGQFVSSSMDIKVAWEFGHGTIFKVNTCHGVDIQGFTSFPEEEEVLIPPFETFKVTDVRKIGNTMVIELQSTGNTSNYNCEWLKGGSLPRNCPHLGVLLLATVAMAVVTGTL